The Apodemus sylvaticus chromosome 5, mApoSyl1.1, whole genome shotgun sequence genome has a segment encoding these proteins:
- the Slc2a10 gene encoding solute carrier family 2, facilitated glucose transporter member 10 isoform X1, which produces MGLRPAVLPLCASVCLLGGLTFGYELAVISGALLPLQLDFGLSCLDQELLVGSLLMGAFLASLVGGFLIDCYGRRRAILGSNVVLLAGSLILVLAGSLPWLLLGRSSVGFAISLSSMACCIYVSELVGPRQRGVLVSLYEVGITVGILVSYGLNYALAGSPWGWRHMFGWATAPALLQSLSLFLLPAGAEGTAARQDLIPLQGGEASKLGPVKPRYTFLDLFRAQDGMWSRTVVGLGLVLFQQLTGQPNVLYYASTIFRSVGFRGGSSAVLASVGLGTVKVAATLIATGLVDRVGRRALLLSGCALMALSVSGIGLVSFAVSLDSGPSCLATSNASQQVDLPRTPDLPVNSSPPPVLHTSGDQGQPVLPVTKRPIHPVIAASLGPARDTASSVATSPVLVHTLLCWSALVCMMVYVSAFSFGFGPVTWLVLSEIYPVEIRGRAFALCSSFNWAANLFISLSFLDLIGAIGLAWTFLLYGLTAVLGLAFIYLLVPETKGQSLAEIEQQFQTSSRFPLSFGRRQHSVQYHRLGVSSAS; this is translated from the exons ATGG GCCTTCGCCCGGCTGTCCTCCcactctgtgcctctgtgtgtctgctgGGGGGCCTGACCTTTGGCTATGAGCTGGCCGTCATATCCGGGGCCCTCCTCCCACTCCAGCTGGACTTCGGGCTGAGTTGCCTGGACCAGGAGCTGCTGGTGGGCAGTCTGCTCATGGGCGCTTTCCTTGCCTCCCTTGTCGGGGGCTTCCTCATTGACTGCTACGGCAGGAGACGAGCCATCCTGGGAAGCAATGTGGTGCTGCTAGCTGGCAGCCTGATTCTGGTTCTGGCCGGCTCCCTGCCCTGGCTGCTCCTGGGCCGCTCCTCTGTTGGCTTCGCCATCTCTCTGTCGTCCATGGCTTGCTGCATCTACGTGTCAGAGTTGGTGGGGCCGCGGCAGCGGGGTGTGCTGGTGTCCCTCTACGAGGTGGGCATCACTGTGGGCATCCTGGTCTCTTACGGCCTCAACTATGCCCTGGCTGGCAGCCCTTGGGGCTGGAGGCATATGTTTGGCTGGGCGACAGCTCCAGCTCTCCTACAGTCTCTcagcctcttccttctccctgctgGGGCAGAGGGCACAGCAGCCCGCCAAGACCTCATCCCACTCCAGGGAGGGGAGGCCAGCAAACTGGGCCCAGTGAAGCCACGGTACACCTTTCTGGACCTCTTCAGGGCCCAGGACGGCATGTGGAGTCGGACTGTagtggggctggggctggtgcTGTTCCAGCAGCTAACAGGACAGCCCAATGTGCTATATTACGCCTCTACCATCTTCCGCTCCGTGGGCTTCCGTGGGGGCTCCTCAGCTGTGCTGGCTTCTGTGGGACTTGGAACTGTGAAGGTGGCTGCCACCCTGATCGCCACGGGGCTGGTGGACCGTGTAGGCCGCAGAGCCCTTCTGCTCTCTGGGTGTGCTCTCATGGCCTTGTCCGTCAGTGGCATAGGCCTCGTCAGCTTTGCTGTGTCCCTGGACTCTGGCCCCAGCTGCCTGGCCACATCCAATGCCAGCCAGCAGGTGGACCTGCCTCGAACCCCAGACCTGCCTGTGAACTCATCACCACCACCAGTGCTACACACCAGTGGGGACCAAGGACAACCAGTCCTGCCAGTCACCAAGCGACCCATCCATCCCGTCATCGCAGCATCCCTGGGACCAGCTCGGGATACCGCCTCCTCAGTTGCTACCAGTCCCGTCCTGGTGCATACCCTGCTGTGCTGGTCTGCACTGGTTTGCATGATGGTCTATGTGAGTGCCTTCTCCTTTGGATTCGGACCAG TGACCTGGCTGGTCCTCAGCGAGATCTACCCTGTGGAGATCCGAGGGAGAGCCTTCGCTCTTTGCAGCAGCTTCAACTGGGCAGCTAACCTCTTCATCAGCCTCTCCTTCCTCGACCTCATCG GTGCCATCGGCCTGGCCTGGACCTTCCTGCTCTATGGGCTGACCGCTGTCCTTGGCCTGGCGTTCATCTACTTACTTGTTCCTGAAACAAAAGGACAGTCGTTAGCTGAGATAGAACAGCAGTTTCAGACGAGCAG CAGGTTCCCTCTGAGCTTTGGCCGCAGGCAGCACAGTGTTCAGTACCACCGTCTGGGtgtctcctcagcctcctga
- the Slc2a10 gene encoding solute carrier family 2, facilitated glucose transporter member 10 isoform X2: MGLRPAVLPLCASVCLLGGLTFGYELAVISGALLPLQLDFGLSCLDQELLVGSLLMGAFLASLVGGFLIDCYGRRRAILGSNVVLLAGSLILVLAGSLPWLLLGRSSVGFAISLSSMACCIYVSELVGPRQRGVLVSLYEVGITVGILVSYGLNYALAGSPWGWRHMFGWATAPALLQSLSLFLLPAGAEGTAARQDLIPLQGGEASKLGPVKPRYTFLDLFRAQDGMWSRTVVGLGLVLFQQLTGQPNVLYYASTIFRSVGFRGGSSAVLASVGLGTVKVAATLIATGLVDRVGRRALLLSGCALMALSVSGIGLVSFAVSLDSGPSCLATSNASQQVDLPRTPDLPVNSSPPPVLHTSGDQGQPVLPVTKRPIHPVIAASLGPARDTASSVATSPVLVHTLLCWSALVCMMVYVSAFSFGFGPVTWLVLSEIYPVEIRGRAFALCSSFNWAANLFISLSFLDLIGAIGLAWTFLLYGLTAVLGLAFIYLLVPETKGQSLAEIEQQFQTSRFPLSFGRRQHSVQYHRLGVSSAS; the protein is encoded by the exons ATGG GCCTTCGCCCGGCTGTCCTCCcactctgtgcctctgtgtgtctgctgGGGGGCCTGACCTTTGGCTATGAGCTGGCCGTCATATCCGGGGCCCTCCTCCCACTCCAGCTGGACTTCGGGCTGAGTTGCCTGGACCAGGAGCTGCTGGTGGGCAGTCTGCTCATGGGCGCTTTCCTTGCCTCCCTTGTCGGGGGCTTCCTCATTGACTGCTACGGCAGGAGACGAGCCATCCTGGGAAGCAATGTGGTGCTGCTAGCTGGCAGCCTGATTCTGGTTCTGGCCGGCTCCCTGCCCTGGCTGCTCCTGGGCCGCTCCTCTGTTGGCTTCGCCATCTCTCTGTCGTCCATGGCTTGCTGCATCTACGTGTCAGAGTTGGTGGGGCCGCGGCAGCGGGGTGTGCTGGTGTCCCTCTACGAGGTGGGCATCACTGTGGGCATCCTGGTCTCTTACGGCCTCAACTATGCCCTGGCTGGCAGCCCTTGGGGCTGGAGGCATATGTTTGGCTGGGCGACAGCTCCAGCTCTCCTACAGTCTCTcagcctcttccttctccctgctgGGGCAGAGGGCACAGCAGCCCGCCAAGACCTCATCCCACTCCAGGGAGGGGAGGCCAGCAAACTGGGCCCAGTGAAGCCACGGTACACCTTTCTGGACCTCTTCAGGGCCCAGGACGGCATGTGGAGTCGGACTGTagtggggctggggctggtgcTGTTCCAGCAGCTAACAGGACAGCCCAATGTGCTATATTACGCCTCTACCATCTTCCGCTCCGTGGGCTTCCGTGGGGGCTCCTCAGCTGTGCTGGCTTCTGTGGGACTTGGAACTGTGAAGGTGGCTGCCACCCTGATCGCCACGGGGCTGGTGGACCGTGTAGGCCGCAGAGCCCTTCTGCTCTCTGGGTGTGCTCTCATGGCCTTGTCCGTCAGTGGCATAGGCCTCGTCAGCTTTGCTGTGTCCCTGGACTCTGGCCCCAGCTGCCTGGCCACATCCAATGCCAGCCAGCAGGTGGACCTGCCTCGAACCCCAGACCTGCCTGTGAACTCATCACCACCACCAGTGCTACACACCAGTGGGGACCAAGGACAACCAGTCCTGCCAGTCACCAAGCGACCCATCCATCCCGTCATCGCAGCATCCCTGGGACCAGCTCGGGATACCGCCTCCTCAGTTGCTACCAGTCCCGTCCTGGTGCATACCCTGCTGTGCTGGTCTGCACTGGTTTGCATGATGGTCTATGTGAGTGCCTTCTCCTTTGGATTCGGACCAG TGACCTGGCTGGTCCTCAGCGAGATCTACCCTGTGGAGATCCGAGGGAGAGCCTTCGCTCTTTGCAGCAGCTTCAACTGGGCAGCTAACCTCTTCATCAGCCTCTCCTTCCTCGACCTCATCG GTGCCATCGGCCTGGCCTGGACCTTCCTGCTCTATGGGCTGACCGCTGTCCTTGGCCTGGCGTTCATCTACTTACTTGTTCCTGAAACAAAAGGACAGTCGTTAGCTGAGATAGAACAGCAGTTTCAGACGAGCAG GTTCCCTCTGAGCTTTGGCCGCAGGCAGCACAGTGTTCAGTACCACCGTCTGGGtgtctcctcagcctcctga